From a region of the Pan paniscus chromosome 19, NHGRI_mPanPan1-v2.0_pri, whole genome shotgun sequence genome:
- the LLGL1 gene encoding lethal(2) giant larvae protein homolog 1 isoform X2 produces the protein MMKFRFRRQGADPQREKLKQELFAFNKTVEHGFPNQPSALAFDPELRIMAIGTRSGAVKIYGAPGVEFTGLHRDAATVTQMHFLTGQGRLLSLLDDSSLHLWEIVHHNGCAHLEEALSFQLPSRPGFDGASAPLSLTRVTVVLLVAAGDIAALGTEGSSVFFLDVTTLTLLEGQTLAPGEVLRSVPDDYRCGKALGPVESLQGHLRDPTKILIGYSRGLLVIWNQASQCVDHIFLGNQLESLCWGRDSSTVVSSHSDGSYAVWSVDAGSSPTLQPTVATTPYGPFPCKAINKILWRNCESGGHFIIFSGGMPRASYGDRHCVSVLRAETLVTLDFTSRIIDFFTVHSTRPEDEFDDPQALAVLLEEELVVLDLQTPGWPAVPAPYLAPLHSSAITCSAHVASVPAKLWARIVSAGEQQSPQPVSSALSWPITGGRNLAQEPSQRGLLLTGHEDGTVRFWDASGVALRPLYKLSTAGLFQTDCEHADSLAQAAEDDWPPFRKVGCFDPYSDDPRLGVQKVALCKYTAQMVVAGTAGQVLVLELSDVPVEQAVSVAIIDLLQDREGFTWKGHERLSPRTGPLPWPAGFQPRVLVQCLPPAAVTAVTLHTEWSLVAFGTSHGFGLFDYQRKSPVLARCTLHPNDSLAMEGPLSRVKSLKKSLRQSFRRIRKSRVSGKKRAANASSKLQEANAQLAEQACPHDVEMTPVQRRIEPRSADDSLSGVVRCLYFADTFLRDGAHHGPTMWAGTNSGSVFAYALEVPAAAVGGEKRPEQAVEAVLGKEVQLMHRAPVVAIAVLDGRGRPLPEPYEASRDLAQAPDMQGGHAVLIASEEQFKVFTLPKVSAKTKFKLTAHEGCRVRKVALATFASVACEDYAETCLACLTNLGDVHVFSVPGLRPQVHYSCIRKEDISGIASCVFTRHGQGFYLISPSEFERFSLSARNITEPLCSLDINWPRDATQASYRIRESPKLSQANGTPSILLAPQSLDGSPDPAHSKGPDTPEPPEAALSPMSIDSATSADTTLDTTGDVTVEDVKDFLGKARTIPTSTCPARSWSAGSLAPAWPLNIEPRLLTCRLHWDLLSCPA, from the exons ATGATGAAGTTTCGGTTCCGGCGGCAGGGCGCCGACCCGCAGCGCGAGAAGCTCAAGCAGGAGCTTTTCGCCTTCAACAAG ACTGTGGAGCATGGCTTCCCCAATCAGCCCAGCGCCCTGGCCTTCGACCCCGAACTTCGCATCATGGCCATCGGCACCAGGTCTGGGGCTGTCAAGAT CTATGGTGCACCTGGCGTGGAGTTCACAGGCCTGCACCGGGATGCAGCCACTGTCACACAGATGCACTTCTTGACCGGCCAG GGCCGCCTCCTGTCCCTGCTTGATGACAGCAGTCTGCATCTCTGGGAGATTGTCCACCATAATGGCTGTGCCCACCTGGAAGAAGCACTCAGTTTCCAGCTGCCCAGCCGGCCCGGCTTTGATGGTGCCAG TGCTCCGCTCAGCCTTACCCGAGTCACAGTGGTCCTGCTGGTGGCTGCTGGCGACATAGCAGCCCTGGGCACTGAGGGCAGCAGTGTCTTCTTCCTGGATGTTACCACCCTGACCCTGCTCGAGGGGCAGACGCTTGCCCCAGGCGAGGTTCTGCGCAG CGTGCCAGACGACTACCGCTGTGGGAAGGCACTGGGCCCCGTGGAGTCACTCCAGGGACACCTGCGGGACCCCACAAAGATTCTCATTGGCTACAGCCGGGGCCTGCTGGTCATCTGGAACCAGGCCTCGCAGTGTGTGGACCACATCTTCCTGGGGAACCAG CTGGAGAGCCTATGCTGGGGGCGTGATAGCAGCACTGTGGTCAGCTCACACAGCGATGGCAGCTATGCTGTCTGGTCTGTGGATGCCGGCAGCTCCCCAACGCTGCAGCCCACGGTAGCCACCACACCTTACG GCCCCTTTCCCTGCAAGGCCATTAACAAGATTCTGTGGCGGAACTGTGAATCTGG GGGCCACTTTATCATCTTCAGCGGTGGCATGCCCCGTGCCAGCTATGGTGACCGCCACTGTGTAAGTGTGCTTCGAGCCGAGACATTGGTGACGCTGGACTTCACCTCCCGCATCATCGACTTCTTCACAGTGCACAGCACACGGCCCGAGGATG AATTTGATGACCCCCAGGCCCTGGCTGTGCTGCTGGAAGAGGAGCTGGTGGTGCTGGACCTGCAGACTCCTGGCTGGCCAGCCGTGCCTGCCCCATACCTGGCCCCGCTGCACTCCTCTGCAATCACTTGCTCGGCCCACGTGGCCAGTGTCCCCGCCAAGCTGTGGGCCCGCATTGTGAGCGCTGGCGAGCAGCAGAGCCCCCAGCCTGTCTCCAGTGCCTTG AGCTGGCCCATCACTGGGGGCCGAAACCTGGCCCAGGAGCCGTCACAGCGAGGGCTGCTGCTGACGGG CCATGAGGACGGCACCGTGAGGTTCTGGGATGCCTCGGGTGTGGCGCTGCGGCCGCTCTATAAGCTGAGCACAGCTGGCCTCTTCCAGACAGACTGTGAGCACGCTGACAGCCTGGCCCAGGCTGCCGAGGACGACTGGCCACCCTTCCGCAAG GTGGGCTGCTTCGATCCCTACAGTGACGATCCCCGGCTTGGCGTGCAGAAGGTTGCTCTCTGCAAGTATACAGCCCAGATGGTGGTGGCTGGCACTGCAGGCCAG GTGCTGGTACTGGAGCTTAGTGATGTGCCGGTGGAGCAGGCGGTCAGCGTGGCCATCATAGACCTCCTCCAGGACCGCGAGGGCTTCACGTGGAAGGGCCACGAGCGGCTGAGCCCACGCACGGGGCCGCTGCCCTGGCCTGCTGGCTTCCAGCCCCGTGTCCTGGTGCAGTGCCTGCCGCCAGCTGCTGTAACCGCTGTCACACTCCACACCGAGTGGAGCCTCGTGGCTTTTGGCACCAGTCATGGCTTTGGCCTCTTCGACTACCAGCGCAAGAGCCCTGTGCTGGccag GTGCACTCTTCACCCCAATGACTCCCTGGCCATGGAGGGTCCGCTCTCCCGGGTGAAGTCTCTCAAGAAGTCACTGCGCCAGTCTTTCCGGCGCATTCGCAAGAGTCGTGTCTCTGGCAAGAAGCGGGCTGCTAATGCCAGCAGCAAG TTGCAGGAAGCCAATGCACAGCTGGCTGAGCAGGCCTGCCCCCACGACGTGGAGATGACGCCCGTGCAGCGCCGCATTGAGCCCCGCTCTGCCGATGACTCCTTGTCGGGTGTCGTGCGTTGCCTATACTTCGCCGACACATTCCTTCGAGATG GGGCCCACCACGGGCCCACCATGTGGGCTGGCACCAACTCAGGCTCTGTGTTCGCCTATGCACTGGAGGTGCCGgcagcagcagtgggtggtgaGAAGCGGCCTGAGCAAGCGGTGGAGGCCGTGCTGGGCAAGGAGGTGCAGCTGATGCACCGGGCGCCTGTGGTGGCCATTGCCGTGTTGGACGGGCGTGGCCGCCCACTGCCCGAGCCCTACGAGGCCTCACGGGACCTGGCGCAGGCACCTGACATGCAGGGTGGTCACGCTGTGCTCATCGCATCTGAGGAGCAGTTCAAG GTGTTCACACTGCCCAAGGTGAGCGCGAAGACCAAGTTCAAGCTGACGGCCCATGAGGGCTGTCGTGTGCGCAAGGTGGCACTGGCCACGTTTGCCAGTGTGGCCTGCGAGGACTATGCTGAGACCTGCCTGGCCTGCCTCACCAACCTGGGTGACGTCCACGTCTTCTCGGTGCCTGGCCTGCGGCCCCAGGTGCACTATTCCTGCATCCGGAAGGAGGACATCAGCGGCATCGCTTCGTGCGTCTTTACGCGCCATGGCCAGG GCTTTTACCTGATATCCCCATCAGAATTTGAACGCTTCTCCCTAAGTGCCCGGAACATCACAGAGCCGCTCTGCTCTCTGGACATTAACTGGCCCCGCGATGCCACCCAGGCCAG TTACAGGATCCGAGAGTCACCCAAGCTGAGCCAGGCTAACGGGACCCCAAGCATCCTGCTGGCCCCACAGAGCCTTGATGGAAGCCCTGATCCAGCCCACAGCAAGGGACCTG ACACCCCGGAGCCACCCGAGGCTGCACTCTCACCCATGTCCATCGACTCAGCCACCAGTGCTGACACCACGCTGGACACGACAGGGGACGTCACAGTGGAAGATGTGAAGGATTTCCTGGG gAAGGCCAGAACTATCCCGACCTCCACCTGCCCTGCTCGGAGCTGGAGTGCTGGATCCCTGGCACCTGCCTGGCCCCTTAACATAGAACCACGCCTGCTAACCTGTAGGCTCCACTGGGACCTGCTGTCCTGTCCCGCCTGA
- the LLGL1 gene encoding lethal(2) giant larvae protein homolog 1 isoform X5 — MMKFRFRRQGADPQREKLKQELFAFNKTVEHGFPNQPSALAFDPELRIMAIGTRSGAVKIYGAPGVEFTGLHRDAATVTQMHFLTGQGRLLSLLDDSSLHLWEIVHHNGCAHLEEALSFQLPSRPGFDGASAPLSLTRVTVVLLVAAGDIAALGTEGSSVFFLDVTTLTLLEGQTLAPGEVLRSVPDDYRCGKALGPVESLQGHLRDPTKILIGYSRGLLVIWNQASQCVDHIFLGNQQLESLCWGRDSSTVVSSHSDGSYAVWSVDAGSSPTLQPTVATTPYGPFPCKAINKILWRNCESGGHFIIFSGGMPRASYGDRHCVSVLRAETLVTLDFTSRIIDFFTVHSTRPEDEFDDPQALAVLLEEELVVLDLQTPGWPAVPAPYLAPLHSSAITCSAHVASVPAKLWARIVSAGEQQSPQPVSSALSWPITGGRNLAQEPSQRGLLLTGHEDGTVRFWDASGVALRPLYKLSTAGLFQTDCEHADSLAQAAEDDWPPFRKVGCFDPYSDDPRLGVQKVALCKYTAQMVVAGTAGQVLVLELSDVPVEQAVSVAIIDLLQDREGFTWKGHERLSPRTGPLPWPAGFQPRVLVQCLPPAAVTAVTLHTEWSLVAFGTSHGFGLFDYQRKSPVLARCTLHPNDSLAMEGPLSRVKSLKKSLRQSFRRIRKSRVSGKKRAANASSKLQEANAQLAEQACPHDVEMTPVQRRIEPRSADDSLSGVVRCLYFADTFLRDGAHHGPTMWAGTNSGSVFAYALEVPAAAVGGEKRPEQAVEAVLGKEVQLMHRAPVVAIAVLDGRGRPLPEPYEASRDLAQAPDMQGGHAVLIASEEQFKVFTLPKVSAKTKFKLTAHEGCRVRKVALATFASVACEDYAETCLACLTNLGDVHVFSVPGLRPQVHYSCIRKEDISGIASCVFTRHGQGFYLISPSEFERFSLSARNITEPLCSLDINWPRDATQASYRIRESPKLSQANGTPSILLAPQSLDGSPDPAHSKGPDTPEPPEAALSPMSIDSATSADTTLDTTGDVTVEDVKDFLGSSEESEKNLRNLAEDEAHACAILIK; from the exons ATGATGAAGTTTCGGTTCCGGCGGCAGGGCGCCGACCCGCAGCGCGAGAAGCTCAAGCAGGAGCTTTTCGCCTTCAACAAG ACTGTGGAGCATGGCTTCCCCAATCAGCCCAGCGCCCTGGCCTTCGACCCCGAACTTCGCATCATGGCCATCGGCACCAGGTCTGGGGCTGTCAAGAT CTATGGTGCACCTGGCGTGGAGTTCACAGGCCTGCACCGGGATGCAGCCACTGTCACACAGATGCACTTCTTGACCGGCCAG GGCCGCCTCCTGTCCCTGCTTGATGACAGCAGTCTGCATCTCTGGGAGATTGTCCACCATAATGGCTGTGCCCACCTGGAAGAAGCACTCAGTTTCCAGCTGCCCAGCCGGCCCGGCTTTGATGGTGCCAG TGCTCCGCTCAGCCTTACCCGAGTCACAGTGGTCCTGCTGGTGGCTGCTGGCGACATAGCAGCCCTGGGCACTGAGGGCAGCAGTGTCTTCTTCCTGGATGTTACCACCCTGACCCTGCTCGAGGGGCAGACGCTTGCCCCAGGCGAGGTTCTGCGCAG CGTGCCAGACGACTACCGCTGTGGGAAGGCACTGGGCCCCGTGGAGTCACTCCAGGGACACCTGCGGGACCCCACAAAGATTCTCATTGGCTACAGCCGGGGCCTGCTGGTCATCTGGAACCAGGCCTCGCAGTGTGTGGACCACATCTTCCTGGGGAACCAG CAGCTGGAGAGCCTATGCTGGGGGCGTGATAGCAGCACTGTGGTCAGCTCACACAGCGATGGCAGCTATGCTGTCTGGTCTGTGGATGCCGGCAGCTCCCCAACGCTGCAGCCCACGGTAGCCACCACACCTTACG GCCCCTTTCCCTGCAAGGCCATTAACAAGATTCTGTGGCGGAACTGTGAATCTGG GGGCCACTTTATCATCTTCAGCGGTGGCATGCCCCGTGCCAGCTATGGTGACCGCCACTGTGTAAGTGTGCTTCGAGCCGAGACATTGGTGACGCTGGACTTCACCTCCCGCATCATCGACTTCTTCACAGTGCACAGCACACGGCCCGAGGATG AATTTGATGACCCCCAGGCCCTGGCTGTGCTGCTGGAAGAGGAGCTGGTGGTGCTGGACCTGCAGACTCCTGGCTGGCCAGCCGTGCCTGCCCCATACCTGGCCCCGCTGCACTCCTCTGCAATCACTTGCTCGGCCCACGTGGCCAGTGTCCCCGCCAAGCTGTGGGCCCGCATTGTGAGCGCTGGCGAGCAGCAGAGCCCCCAGCCTGTCTCCAGTGCCTTG AGCTGGCCCATCACTGGGGGCCGAAACCTGGCCCAGGAGCCGTCACAGCGAGGGCTGCTGCTGACGGG CCATGAGGACGGCACCGTGAGGTTCTGGGATGCCTCGGGTGTGGCGCTGCGGCCGCTCTATAAGCTGAGCACAGCTGGCCTCTTCCAGACAGACTGTGAGCACGCTGACAGCCTGGCCCAGGCTGCCGAGGACGACTGGCCACCCTTCCGCAAG GTGGGCTGCTTCGATCCCTACAGTGACGATCCCCGGCTTGGCGTGCAGAAGGTTGCTCTCTGCAAGTATACAGCCCAGATGGTGGTGGCTGGCACTGCAGGCCAG GTGCTGGTACTGGAGCTTAGTGATGTGCCGGTGGAGCAGGCGGTCAGCGTGGCCATCATAGACCTCCTCCAGGACCGCGAGGGCTTCACGTGGAAGGGCCACGAGCGGCTGAGCCCACGCACGGGGCCGCTGCCCTGGCCTGCTGGCTTCCAGCCCCGTGTCCTGGTGCAGTGCCTGCCGCCAGCTGCTGTAACCGCTGTCACACTCCACACCGAGTGGAGCCTCGTGGCTTTTGGCACCAGTCATGGCTTTGGCCTCTTCGACTACCAGCGCAAGAGCCCTGTGCTGGccag GTGCACTCTTCACCCCAATGACTCCCTGGCCATGGAGGGTCCGCTCTCCCGGGTGAAGTCTCTCAAGAAGTCACTGCGCCAGTCTTTCCGGCGCATTCGCAAGAGTCGTGTCTCTGGCAAGAAGCGGGCTGCTAATGCCAGCAGCAAG TTGCAGGAAGCCAATGCACAGCTGGCTGAGCAGGCCTGCCCCCACGACGTGGAGATGACGCCCGTGCAGCGCCGCATTGAGCCCCGCTCTGCCGATGACTCCTTGTCGGGTGTCGTGCGTTGCCTATACTTCGCCGACACATTCCTTCGAGATG GGGCCCACCACGGGCCCACCATGTGGGCTGGCACCAACTCAGGCTCTGTGTTCGCCTATGCACTGGAGGTGCCGgcagcagcagtgggtggtgaGAAGCGGCCTGAGCAAGCGGTGGAGGCCGTGCTGGGCAAGGAGGTGCAGCTGATGCACCGGGCGCCTGTGGTGGCCATTGCCGTGTTGGACGGGCGTGGCCGCCCACTGCCCGAGCCCTACGAGGCCTCACGGGACCTGGCGCAGGCACCTGACATGCAGGGTGGTCACGCTGTGCTCATCGCATCTGAGGAGCAGTTCAAG GTGTTCACACTGCCCAAGGTGAGCGCGAAGACCAAGTTCAAGCTGACGGCCCATGAGGGCTGTCGTGTGCGCAAGGTGGCACTGGCCACGTTTGCCAGTGTGGCCTGCGAGGACTATGCTGAGACCTGCCTGGCCTGCCTCACCAACCTGGGTGACGTCCACGTCTTCTCGGTGCCTGGCCTGCGGCCCCAGGTGCACTATTCCTGCATCCGGAAGGAGGACATCAGCGGCATCGCTTCGTGCGTCTTTACGCGCCATGGCCAGG GCTTTTACCTGATATCCCCATCAGAATTTGAACGCTTCTCCCTAAGTGCCCGGAACATCACAGAGCCGCTCTGCTCTCTGGACATTAACTGGCCCCGCGATGCCACCCAGGCCAG TTACAGGATCCGAGAGTCACCCAAGCTGAGCCAGGCTAACGGGACCCCAAGCATCCTGCTGGCCCCACAGAGCCTTGATGGAAGCCCTGATCCAGCCCACAGCAAGGGACCTG ACACCCCGGAGCCACCCGAGGCTGCACTCTCACCCATGTCCATCGACTCAGCCACCAGTGCTGACACCACGCTGGACACGACAGGGGACGTCACAGTGGAAGATGTGAAGGATTTCCTGGG CTCCTCTGAGGAGTCAGAGAAGAACCTGAGGAACCTGGCAGAAGACGAGGCCCACGCCTGTGCCATCCTGATCAAATGa
- the LLGL1 gene encoding lethal(2) giant larvae protein homolog 1 isoform X6 translates to MMKFRFRRQGADPQREKLKQELFAFNKTVEHGFPNQPSALAFDPELRIMAIGTRSGAVKIYGAPGVEFTGLHRDAATVTQMHFLTGQGRLLSLLDDSSLHLWEIVHHNGCAHLEEALSFQLPSRPGFDGASAPLSLTRVTVVLLVAAGDIAALGTEGSSVFFLDVTTLTLLEGQTLAPGEVLRSVPDDYRCGKALGPVESLQGHLRDPTKILIGYSRGLLVIWNQASQCVDHIFLGNQQLESLCWGRDSSTVVSSHSDGSYAVWSVDAGSSPTLQPTVATTPYGPFPCKAINKILWRNCESGGHFIIFSGGMPRASYGDRHCVSVLRAETLVTLDFTSRIIDFFTVHSTRPEDEFDDPQALAVLLEEELVVLDLQTPGWPAVPAPYLAPLHSSAITCSAHVASVPAKLWARIVSAGEQQSPQPVSSALSWPITGGRNLAQEPSQRGLLLTGHEDGTVRFWDASGVALRPLYKLSTAGLFQTDCEHADSLAQAAEDDWPPFRKVGCFDPYSDDPRLGVQKVALCKYTAQMVVAGTAGQVLVLELSDVPVEQAVSVAIIDLLQDREGFTWKGHERLSPRTGPLPWPAGFQPRVLVQCLPPAAVTAVTLHTEWSLVAFGTSHGFGLFDYQRKSPVLARCTLHPNDSLAMEGPLSRVKSLKKSLRQSFRRIRKSRVSGKKRAANASSKLQEANAQLAEQACPHDVEMTPVQRRIEPRSADDSLSGVVRCLYFADTFLRDGAHHGPTMWAGTNSGSVFAYALEVPAAAVGGEKRPEQAVEAVLGKEVQLMHRAPVVAIAVLDGRGRPLPEPYEASRDLAQAPDMQGGHAVLIASEEQFKVFTLPKVSAKTKFKLTAHEGCRVRKVALATFASVACEDYAETCLACLTNLGDVHVFSVPGLRPQVHYSCIRKEDISGIASCVFTRHGQGFYLISPSEFERFSLSARNITEPLCSLDINWPRDATQARIRESPKLSQANGTPSILLAPQSLDGSPDPAHSKGPDTPEPPEAALSPMSIDSATSADTTLDTTGDVTVEDVKDFLGSSEESEKNLRNLAEDEAHACAILIK, encoded by the exons ATGATGAAGTTTCGGTTCCGGCGGCAGGGCGCCGACCCGCAGCGCGAGAAGCTCAAGCAGGAGCTTTTCGCCTTCAACAAG ACTGTGGAGCATGGCTTCCCCAATCAGCCCAGCGCCCTGGCCTTCGACCCCGAACTTCGCATCATGGCCATCGGCACCAGGTCTGGGGCTGTCAAGAT CTATGGTGCACCTGGCGTGGAGTTCACAGGCCTGCACCGGGATGCAGCCACTGTCACACAGATGCACTTCTTGACCGGCCAG GGCCGCCTCCTGTCCCTGCTTGATGACAGCAGTCTGCATCTCTGGGAGATTGTCCACCATAATGGCTGTGCCCACCTGGAAGAAGCACTCAGTTTCCAGCTGCCCAGCCGGCCCGGCTTTGATGGTGCCAG TGCTCCGCTCAGCCTTACCCGAGTCACAGTGGTCCTGCTGGTGGCTGCTGGCGACATAGCAGCCCTGGGCACTGAGGGCAGCAGTGTCTTCTTCCTGGATGTTACCACCCTGACCCTGCTCGAGGGGCAGACGCTTGCCCCAGGCGAGGTTCTGCGCAG CGTGCCAGACGACTACCGCTGTGGGAAGGCACTGGGCCCCGTGGAGTCACTCCAGGGACACCTGCGGGACCCCACAAAGATTCTCATTGGCTACAGCCGGGGCCTGCTGGTCATCTGGAACCAGGCCTCGCAGTGTGTGGACCACATCTTCCTGGGGAACCAG CAGCTGGAGAGCCTATGCTGGGGGCGTGATAGCAGCACTGTGGTCAGCTCACACAGCGATGGCAGCTATGCTGTCTGGTCTGTGGATGCCGGCAGCTCCCCAACGCTGCAGCCCACGGTAGCCACCACACCTTACG GCCCCTTTCCCTGCAAGGCCATTAACAAGATTCTGTGGCGGAACTGTGAATCTGG GGGCCACTTTATCATCTTCAGCGGTGGCATGCCCCGTGCCAGCTATGGTGACCGCCACTGTGTAAGTGTGCTTCGAGCCGAGACATTGGTGACGCTGGACTTCACCTCCCGCATCATCGACTTCTTCACAGTGCACAGCACACGGCCCGAGGATG AATTTGATGACCCCCAGGCCCTGGCTGTGCTGCTGGAAGAGGAGCTGGTGGTGCTGGACCTGCAGACTCCTGGCTGGCCAGCCGTGCCTGCCCCATACCTGGCCCCGCTGCACTCCTCTGCAATCACTTGCTCGGCCCACGTGGCCAGTGTCCCCGCCAAGCTGTGGGCCCGCATTGTGAGCGCTGGCGAGCAGCAGAGCCCCCAGCCTGTCTCCAGTGCCTTG AGCTGGCCCATCACTGGGGGCCGAAACCTGGCCCAGGAGCCGTCACAGCGAGGGCTGCTGCTGACGGG CCATGAGGACGGCACCGTGAGGTTCTGGGATGCCTCGGGTGTGGCGCTGCGGCCGCTCTATAAGCTGAGCACAGCTGGCCTCTTCCAGACAGACTGTGAGCACGCTGACAGCCTGGCCCAGGCTGCCGAGGACGACTGGCCACCCTTCCGCAAG GTGGGCTGCTTCGATCCCTACAGTGACGATCCCCGGCTTGGCGTGCAGAAGGTTGCTCTCTGCAAGTATACAGCCCAGATGGTGGTGGCTGGCACTGCAGGCCAG GTGCTGGTACTGGAGCTTAGTGATGTGCCGGTGGAGCAGGCGGTCAGCGTGGCCATCATAGACCTCCTCCAGGACCGCGAGGGCTTCACGTGGAAGGGCCACGAGCGGCTGAGCCCACGCACGGGGCCGCTGCCCTGGCCTGCTGGCTTCCAGCCCCGTGTCCTGGTGCAGTGCCTGCCGCCAGCTGCTGTAACCGCTGTCACACTCCACACCGAGTGGAGCCTCGTGGCTTTTGGCACCAGTCATGGCTTTGGCCTCTTCGACTACCAGCGCAAGAGCCCTGTGCTGGccag GTGCACTCTTCACCCCAATGACTCCCTGGCCATGGAGGGTCCGCTCTCCCGGGTGAAGTCTCTCAAGAAGTCACTGCGCCAGTCTTTCCGGCGCATTCGCAAGAGTCGTGTCTCTGGCAAGAAGCGGGCTGCTAATGCCAGCAGCAAG TTGCAGGAAGCCAATGCACAGCTGGCTGAGCAGGCCTGCCCCCACGACGTGGAGATGACGCCCGTGCAGCGCCGCATTGAGCCCCGCTCTGCCGATGACTCCTTGTCGGGTGTCGTGCGTTGCCTATACTTCGCCGACACATTCCTTCGAGATG GGGCCCACCACGGGCCCACCATGTGGGCTGGCACCAACTCAGGCTCTGTGTTCGCCTATGCACTGGAGGTGCCGgcagcagcagtgggtggtgaGAAGCGGCCTGAGCAAGCGGTGGAGGCCGTGCTGGGCAAGGAGGTGCAGCTGATGCACCGGGCGCCTGTGGTGGCCATTGCCGTGTTGGACGGGCGTGGCCGCCCACTGCCCGAGCCCTACGAGGCCTCACGGGACCTGGCGCAGGCACCTGACATGCAGGGTGGTCACGCTGTGCTCATCGCATCTGAGGAGCAGTTCAAG GTGTTCACACTGCCCAAGGTGAGCGCGAAGACCAAGTTCAAGCTGACGGCCCATGAGGGCTGTCGTGTGCGCAAGGTGGCACTGGCCACGTTTGCCAGTGTGGCCTGCGAGGACTATGCTGAGACCTGCCTGGCCTGCCTCACCAACCTGGGTGACGTCCACGTCTTCTCGGTGCCTGGCCTGCGGCCCCAGGTGCACTATTCCTGCATCCGGAAGGAGGACATCAGCGGCATCGCTTCGTGCGTCTTTACGCGCCATGGCCAGG GCTTTTACCTGATATCCCCATCAGAATTTGAACGCTTCTCCCTAAGTGCCCGGAACATCACAGAGCCGCTCTGCTCTCTGGACATTAACTGGCCCCGCGATGCCACCCAGGCCAG GATCCGAGAGTCACCCAAGCTGAGCCAGGCTAACGGGACCCCAAGCATCCTGCTGGCCCCACAGAGCCTTGATGGAAGCCCTGATCCAGCCCACAGCAAGGGACCTG ACACCCCGGAGCCACCCGAGGCTGCACTCTCACCCATGTCCATCGACTCAGCCACCAGTGCTGACACCACGCTGGACACGACAGGGGACGTCACAGTGGAAGATGTGAAGGATTTCCTGGG CTCCTCTGAGGAGTCAGAGAAGAACCTGAGGAACCTGGCAGAAGACGAGGCCCACGCCTGTGCCATCCTGATCAAATGa